Proteins from a genomic interval of Micromonospora sp. NBC_00389:
- a CDS encoding IS110 family transposase — protein MTDHHIEVIGGVDTHADTHTASVIDEAGRMLGHREFPTTVAGYRALLAWMSDHGPVRAIGIEGTGSYGVGLARYLRTQGIQIVEVDRPNRKMRRQRGKSDPIDAEAAARAVLAGTASTTPKNRDGQVEAIRVIRVARTSAVKSRTAALNALVGMVRTAPEPLRTQFLELRNSELIITAAALRPALDLTDPIAATKTAIRRLARRIIDLDREIRAADLDLQVLLQQAAPRLMELPGVGPEVAAQLLITAGDNPERIRDEGAFAALCGVSPIPASSGRTDRHRLNRGGDRMANRALYIVAINRMRCHAETLTYVQRRREQGLSNRDISRCLKRYIARQVYPLILESLRVRPPSSTALAGV, from the coding sequence ATGACAGATCACCACATCGAGGTCATCGGCGGCGTCGACACCCACGCCGACACCCACACCGCCTCGGTCATCGACGAGGCCGGCCGGATGCTCGGCCACCGCGAGTTCCCGACCACGGTGGCCGGCTACCGGGCCCTGCTGGCCTGGATGAGCGACCACGGCCCGGTGCGGGCGATCGGGATCGAGGGCACCGGCAGCTACGGCGTCGGCCTGGCCCGCTACCTGCGGACGCAAGGTATCCAGATCGTGGAGGTCGACCGGCCCAACCGGAAGATGCGCCGCCAGCGCGGCAAGTCCGACCCGATCGACGCCGAAGCCGCCGCCCGGGCCGTGCTGGCCGGCACTGCGTCCACCACCCCGAAGAACCGGGACGGGCAGGTGGAGGCCATCCGGGTTATCCGCGTGGCCCGCACCTCGGCGGTGAAGTCGCGCACCGCGGCGCTCAACGCCCTGGTCGGTATGGTGCGCACCGCCCCGGAGCCGTTGCGGACCCAGTTCCTGGAACTGCGTAACTCGGAGCTGATCATCACCGCTGCCGCGTTGCGGCCGGCCCTGGACCTCACCGATCCGATCGCGGCGACGAAGACGGCGATACGCCGGCTGGCGCGTCGGATCATCGACCTGGACCGTGAGATCCGGGCCGCCGACCTCGACCTGCAGGTCCTGCTCCAGCAGGCCGCGCCGCGGCTGATGGAGTTGCCCGGCGTCGGCCCCGAGGTCGCCGCGCAGTTGCTCATCACCGCTGGCGACAACCCCGAGCGCATCCGCGACGAGGGCGCGTTCGCCGCGCTCTGCGGTGTCTCTCCCATCCCGGCCAGCTCCGGTCGCACCGACCGGCACCGGCTCAACCGGGGCGGGGACAGGATGGCCAACAGGGCGCTCTACATCGTCGCGATCAACCGGATGCGCTGCCATGCCGAGACGCTGACCTACGTCCAGCGACGCCGGGAGCAAGGGCTCAGCAACAGAGACATCTCCCGATGCTTGAAGCGCTACATCGCACGTCAGGTCTATCCGCTGATCCTGGAATCCCTACGCGTCCGACCCCCGTCATCCACAGCCCTCGCAGGGGTCTGA
- a CDS encoding single-stranded DNA-binding protein encodes MFDTYVTVVGNVLTTPEWRRTTQSNTLVANFKVASTARRLDRDTGRWVDGNSLRVRVNCWRKLAEGVAASVMVGDPVVVCGRLYTRDWTDDAGNHRTLYELEAVAVGHDLSRGRARFLRNRPSTTTSTLEDADAESRVHGEPTEPVPAGQAPVLPDDRPLDDDFELSDFGTPHTSPFADTSPFADAGPVDHGAPVGGGGVQGGADDDELALPPRTDDDDLDDERDDELGPVPDEVEPAPSGRGRRGRGRVPQPA; translated from the coding sequence ATGTTCGACACCTATGTAACAGTTGTCGGTAATGTTCTGACAACGCCCGAGTGGCGGCGTACCACCCAGAGCAACACCCTGGTGGCCAACTTCAAGGTCGCCTCCACCGCCCGCCGGCTCGACCGGGACACCGGCCGCTGGGTTGACGGCAACTCGCTGCGGGTCCGCGTCAACTGTTGGCGCAAGCTCGCCGAAGGGGTGGCTGCGTCGGTGATGGTCGGTGACCCGGTGGTGGTCTGCGGCCGGCTCTACACCCGCGACTGGACCGATGACGCCGGTAACCACCGCACGCTCTACGAGCTGGAGGCGGTCGCCGTCGGCCACGACCTGTCCCGGGGGCGGGCGCGGTTCCTGCGCAACCGGCCGAGCACGACGACCAGCACGTTGGAGGACGCGGACGCGGAGAGCCGCGTGCACGGCGAGCCCACCGAGCCGGTACCGGCCGGGCAGGCGCCCGTCCTGCCCGACGACCGTCCGCTGGACGACGACTTCGAGCTGTCCGACTTCGGCACGCCGCACACCAGCCCGTTCGCCGACACCAGCCCGTTCGCCGATGCCGGCCCGGTCGACCACGGCGCTCCCGTCGGCGGCGGCGGCGTGCAGGGCGGGGCCGACGACGACGAACTGGCCCTCCCGCCCAGAACGGACGACGACGACCTGGACGACGAGCGGGATGACGAGTTGGGCCCGGTGCCGGACGAGGTGGAGCCCGCGCCGTCCGGTCGGGGGCGGCGTGGCCGAGGGCGGGTCCCGCAGCCGGCGTGA
- a CDS encoding uridine kinase family protein — MTGRSTVVVVEAYAELARRVLAGPARLGRTRLVAVDGPSGAGKSRFAAHLADALAVLAGGDRPPVVHTDDLLDGWDDQLTFWPRLDEQVLGPLRAGRPGAYRRYSWVRRCFLPRPVPVPAAPVLVLEGVSAARALVRPELTLAVFVTAPAPLRLARAVARDGPEILPELRRWHAVERAHFEADDTVTRVDLVVDGAPTLPHDAERYYVRTR, encoded by the coding sequence TTGACCGGCAGGTCGACCGTGGTGGTCGTCGAGGCGTACGCCGAGTTGGCCCGCCGGGTGCTCGCGGGCCCGGCGAGGTTGGGGCGGACCCGGTTGGTGGCGGTCGACGGGCCGAGCGGCGCGGGCAAGAGCCGGTTCGCCGCGCACCTCGCGGACGCCCTGGCGGTGCTGGCCGGCGGTGATCGGCCGCCGGTGGTGCACACCGACGACCTGCTGGACGGCTGGGACGACCAGCTCACCTTCTGGCCGCGCCTGGACGAGCAGGTGCTGGGCCCGCTGCGCGCCGGGAGGCCCGGTGCCTACCGGCGCTACAGCTGGGTCCGGCGCTGCTTCCTGCCCCGCCCGGTCCCGGTGCCGGCCGCACCGGTGCTGGTCCTGGAAGGGGTCAGCGCCGCGCGCGCCCTCGTCCGGCCGGAGCTGACCCTGGCCGTCTTCGTGACCGCGCCCGCGCCGTTGCGGCTGGCCCGCGCGGTCGCCCGGGACGGGCCGGAGATCCTGCCCGAGCTGCGCCGCTGGCACGCCGTGGAGCGGGCGCACTTCGAGGCCGACGACACGGTCACCCGGGTCGACCTGGTGGTCGACGGTGCGCCGACGCTGCCGCACGACGCCGAGCGGTACTACGTGCGCACCCGTTGA
- a CDS encoding HPF/RaiA family ribosome-associated protein, with protein MSAVANPATVAECLRVGTGFSQGDRTWIAEQFATLDARLASFHADATELEVSVKDREVRGQKVTLECWVAGRQKIVTTSAEEDLHAALNDVRDDLRRRLNDAKTRQEPRHNKHLRDVSQPQGQVDPAEEPEALPAADPSRADAETA; from the coding sequence ATGAGCGCCGTGGCGAACCCGGCCACCGTGGCGGAATGCCTGCGGGTTGGCACCGGGTTCTCGCAGGGCGACCGCACCTGGATCGCCGAGCAGTTCGCCACCCTCGACGCCCGGCTGGCTAGCTTCCACGCCGACGCCACCGAGCTGGAGGTGTCGGTGAAGGACCGGGAGGTCCGGGGGCAGAAGGTCACGCTGGAGTGCTGGGTCGCCGGCCGCCAGAAGATCGTCACCACCTCCGCCGAGGAGGACCTGCACGCCGCGCTCAACGACGTCCGTGACGACCTGCGTCGGCGACTCAACGACGCCAAGACCCGGCAGGAGCCCCGGCACAACAAGCACCTGCGCGACGTCAGTCAGCCGCAGGGCCAGGTCGACCCCGCCGAGGAGCCGGAGGCCCTACCGGCCGCCGACCCGAGCCGCGCCGACGCGGAAACGGCCTAA
- a CDS encoding alpha/beta hydrolase gives MEPDVLGPPYERQTIDLGTDDEGPVVATLVRRRAERPTGRAVLYVHGFVDYFFQTHLADFFAERGWDFYALDLRKYGRSLLPHQTPNFCQDISDYFAELDAAAEIIRKDDGHDTLLAMGHSTGGLIISLWADARRDAGTVDGLVLNSPFFDLNAPWAVRRPLAAAASRLGRRAPHRILPLGLGKVYGESLHADHRGEWTYDLAWKPLGGFPVRAGWLNAIRTGQRRLRAGLDIQVPVLMACSTRSFRGTKWHDNATLADAVLDVEHMVRYAPRLGRHVTLARFDGGLHDLTLSGPAVRRKVFDEVGRWAEAFLAAGPTAPAGPADTVLTDDASPGAAPTDTASPDTTSTRDGALLPETRRPASDPAGAATAVG, from the coding sequence GTGGAACCGGACGTGTTGGGGCCGCCGTACGAGCGGCAGACGATCGACCTGGGCACCGACGACGAGGGACCGGTCGTCGCGACCCTGGTCCGGCGGCGGGCCGAGCGCCCCACCGGGCGGGCCGTGCTCTACGTGCACGGCTTCGTCGACTACTTCTTCCAGACCCACCTGGCCGACTTCTTCGCCGAACGGGGCTGGGACTTCTACGCCCTCGACCTGCGCAAGTACGGTCGCAGCCTGCTCCCGCACCAGACCCCGAACTTCTGCCAGGACATCAGCGACTACTTCGCCGAGCTGGACGCCGCCGCCGAGATCATCCGCAAGGACGACGGGCACGACACCCTTCTGGCGATGGGCCACTCCACCGGCGGCCTGATCATCTCGCTCTGGGCGGACGCCCGCCGCGACGCCGGCACCGTCGACGGGCTGGTGCTCAACAGCCCCTTCTTCGACCTGAACGCCCCCTGGGCGGTGCGCCGACCCCTCGCGGCCGCCGCCTCCCGGCTGGGCCGCAGGGCGCCGCACCGCATCCTGCCGCTCGGGCTGGGCAAGGTGTACGGCGAGAGTCTCCACGCCGACCACCGCGGCGAGTGGACCTATGACCTGGCGTGGAAGCCGCTGGGCGGGTTCCCGGTCCGGGCCGGCTGGCTGAACGCGATCCGCACCGGCCAACGCCGACTGCGCGCCGGGCTGGACATCCAGGTGCCGGTGCTGATGGCCTGCTCGACCCGCTCGTTCCGGGGCACCAAATGGCACGACAACGCGACCCTGGCCGACGCCGTGCTGGATGTCGAGCACATGGTCCGGTACGCGCCCCGCCTCGGCCGCCACGTCACCCTGGCCCGCTTCGACGGCGGGCTGCACGACCTCACGCTCTCCGGCCCCGCCGTACGCCGAAAGGTCTTCGACGAGGTCGGCCGGTGGGCCGAGGCGTTCCTCGCCGCAGGCCCCACCGCCCCGGCAGGCCCGGCTGACACCGTCTTGACCGACGATGCTTCGCCCGGCGCCGCCCCAACGGACACCGCCTCGCCCGACACCACGTCGACCAGGGACGGAGCCTTGCTGCCGGAAACTCGGCGTCCGGCGTCCGATCCGGCAGGTGCGGCGACGGCCGTCGGCTGA
- a CDS encoding rhodanese-like domain-containing protein: MSPGIDALLEQARAGLHRLTPQQTVEAVRGGALLVDTRTEMQRREQGDLPGAVVIDRTVLEWRLDPASAWRIPEATAYDREIVLVCRQGYSSSLAAASLQTLGLRRATDMIGGVDAWLAAGLPTTDRPADIRH, translated from the coding sequence ATGAGCCCCGGCATCGACGCCCTGCTCGAACAGGCCCGCGCCGGGCTGCACCGACTGACTCCGCAGCAGACCGTCGAGGCGGTCCGCGGCGGCGCGCTGCTGGTCGACACCCGTACCGAGATGCAGCGCCGCGAGCAGGGCGACCTGCCCGGGGCGGTCGTCATCGACCGGACGGTGCTGGAGTGGCGGCTCGATCCGGCCAGCGCCTGGCGCATCCCGGAGGCCACCGCCTACGACCGGGAGATCGTGCTGGTGTGCCGGCAGGGTTACAGCTCCAGCCTGGCCGCCGCCAGCCTGCAGACCCTCGGGCTTCGCCGGGCCACCGACATGATCGGTGGCGTCGACGCGTGGCTCGCCGCCGGCCTCCCCACCACCGACCGCCCGGCCGACATCCGCCACTGA
- a CDS encoding dipeptidase produces MSESEVRAAVEREMPGVRADLERLVRIPGIAFEGFDHSHVERSAEAVAELLRGCGLDVNIVRSGGQPAVIGRRAAPPGAPTVLLYAHHDVQPVGDRSLWESDPFEPVERDGRLYGRGAADDKAGIMAHIAALRAYGDALPVGVVLFIEGEEEYGSDSLERLLAEHRDEIASDVIVIADSGNWDIGIPALTTSLRGIVNCFVEVRTLDHAVHSGMFGGAVPDALTALVRLLATLHDDAGDVAVDGLVGREGAVVDYPEDRVRAEAGLAEGVQFIGTGRITDRLWTKPALAVLGIDAPSTGEAPNALVPSAKAKLSIRLAPGDEPKRAYAAVRAHLEKHAPWGAQVTVSFEHDGDPCVIDASGPMFDAARSAFRTAWDGTDPVDMGVGGSIPFIATFQEMFPKAAILVTGVEDPHARAHGPNESLHLGEFARVCLAEALLLGKVAAAGTNGS; encoded by the coding sequence ATGTCCGAGTCCGAGGTGCGGGCCGCCGTCGAGCGGGAGATGCCCGGAGTCCGGGCCGACCTGGAACGCCTCGTCCGTATCCCCGGCATCGCCTTCGAGGGCTTCGACCACTCGCACGTGGAGCGCTCCGCCGAGGCGGTCGCCGAGCTGCTGCGCGGCTGTGGCCTGGACGTCAACATCGTGCGTTCCGGCGGGCAGCCCGCAGTGATCGGCCGTCGGGCCGCCCCGCCCGGCGCGCCCACCGTGCTGCTCTACGCCCACCACGACGTGCAGCCGGTCGGCGACCGGTCGCTGTGGGAGTCCGACCCGTTCGAGCCGGTGGAGCGAGACGGCCGGCTCTACGGGCGGGGCGCGGCCGACGACAAGGCCGGCATCATGGCGCACATCGCGGCGCTGCGCGCGTACGGGGACGCACTGCCGGTCGGCGTGGTGCTCTTCATCGAGGGCGAGGAGGAGTACGGCTCCGACTCGCTGGAGCGGCTGCTGGCCGAGCACCGCGACGAGATCGCCTCGGACGTCATCGTGATCGCCGACTCCGGCAACTGGGACATCGGCATACCGGCGCTGACCACCTCGCTGCGCGGCATCGTCAACTGCTTCGTCGAGGTCCGCACGCTGGACCACGCGGTGCACAGCGGCATGTTCGGCGGTGCCGTCCCGGACGCGCTCACCGCGCTGGTCCGGCTGCTGGCCACCCTGCACGACGACGCTGGTGACGTGGCGGTGGACGGGCTGGTGGGCCGCGAGGGCGCCGTCGTCGACTACCCCGAGGACCGGGTTCGGGCCGAGGCCGGGCTGGCCGAGGGCGTGCAGTTCATCGGCACCGGCCGGATCACCGACCGGCTCTGGACCAAGCCCGCGCTGGCGGTGCTCGGCATCGACGCCCCGTCGACCGGCGAGGCGCCGAACGCCCTGGTCCCGTCCGCGAAGGCGAAGCTGAGCATCCGGCTCGCTCCGGGCGACGAACCCAAGCGGGCGTACGCGGCGGTGCGCGCACACCTGGAGAAGCACGCGCCGTGGGGTGCCCAGGTGACGGTCAGCTTCGAGCACGACGGCGACCCGTGCGTGATCGACGCGTCCGGGCCCATGTTCGACGCCGCCCGCTCGGCGTTCCGGACCGCCTGGGACGGCACCGATCCGGTGGACATGGGCGTCGGCGGCTCGATCCCGTTCATCGCCACCTTCCAGGAGATGTTCCCGAAGGCCGCGATCCTGGTGACCGGTGTGGAGGACCCGCACGCCCGCGCGCACGGGCCGAACGAGAGCCTGCACCTCGGGGAATTCGCCCGGGTCTGCCTCGCCGAGGCGCTGCTGCTGGGCAAGGTGGCCGCGGCGGGCACGAACGGGAGCTAG
- a CDS encoding M48 family metallopeptidase, whose amino-acid sequence MSATDTPARRRITLTGISSRAWEHPADRGALVALRELRGFDDVLRAFFGMWNERGFRLSVLASGIRVDHRQYPAVWQRYTEAAAALDVAELPELYVTQSPWLGAEAVGLDRPFIVLNSACVQQFDEDELRCLLGHELGHVGSGHAVYKTMLMILTRWAANLSWLPVGAFALRAIIAAMLEWWRKAELSADRAGLLAGQDPAAALRLLMKLAGGGDLSQIDTTAFLEQAAEYAGGGDLRDSLHKVRMTAWSTHPAPVARAAQLRQWIDSGAYGRVLAGDYPRRDDDGSTSVSEEIKAAAESYREEFSRSTDPLVGLLRRLGDGASDVGEWVGGTAGRARSWMDAATEAAGRAQRAGRAAPGAPAGAGSPGGGEGTGSAGTSG is encoded by the coding sequence ATGTCGGCAACGGACACGCCCGCACGGCGTCGGATCACCCTGACCGGCATCAGCTCACGGGCCTGGGAGCATCCGGCCGACCGCGGCGCCCTGGTCGCGTTGCGGGAGCTGCGCGGGTTCGACGACGTGCTGCGGGCGTTCTTCGGCATGTGGAACGAACGCGGCTTCCGGCTCTCCGTGCTGGCCTCCGGCATCCGGGTCGACCACCGGCAGTATCCGGCGGTGTGGCAGCGCTACACGGAGGCCGCCGCGGCGCTCGACGTGGCGGAGCTGCCCGAGCTGTACGTGACCCAGTCGCCCTGGCTGGGGGCCGAGGCGGTCGGCCTGGACCGGCCGTTCATCGTGCTCAACTCCGCCTGCGTCCAGCAGTTCGACGAGGACGAGCTGCGCTGTCTGCTCGGCCACGAGTTGGGGCACGTCGGCAGCGGGCACGCGGTCTACAAGACGATGCTGATGATCCTCACCCGGTGGGCGGCCAACCTGAGCTGGTTGCCGGTCGGTGCGTTCGCGCTGCGGGCGATCATCGCGGCGATGCTGGAGTGGTGGCGTAAGGCGGAGCTGTCCGCCGACCGGGCCGGTCTGCTCGCCGGGCAGGACCCGGCCGCCGCGCTGCGGCTGCTGATGAAGCTCGCCGGAGGCGGTGACCTGTCCCAGATCGACACCACCGCCTTCCTGGAACAGGCCGCCGAGTACGCCGGTGGCGGCGACCTGCGGGACAGCCTGCACAAGGTCCGGATGACTGCCTGGAGCACCCATCCGGCACCGGTGGCACGGGCCGCCCAGTTGCGGCAGTGGATCGACTCCGGGGCGTACGGGCGGGTGCTGGCCGGGGACTACCCGCGCCGCGACGACGACGGCTCGACCAGCGTCTCGGAGGAGATCAAGGCGGCTGCCGAGTCGTACCGGGAGGAGTTCAGCCGGTCCACCGACCCGCTGGTCGGGTTGCTGCGTCGGCTCGGTGACGGCGCCAGCGACGTCGGCGAGTGGGTGGGCGGCACCGCCGGTCGGGCCCGCTCCTGGATGGATGCCGCCACCGAGGCCGCCGGCCGCGCGCAGCGCGCCGGTCGGGCCGCGCCGGGCGCTCCGGCGGGTGCCGGCTCGCCGGGTGGCGGTGAGGGTACGGGCTCGGCCGGCACGTCGGGGTAA
- a CDS encoding ATP-dependent DNA ligase produces MRSVRFIDLAATSAAVGATSGRRAKVELLADALRRLDPAEVEPGAGYLAGELRQRQTGVGYASLRDLPPPAAEPTLTVAAVDAAIEQIAAVQGAGSQARRRALLGALFAAATTDEQRLLTNLFSGELRQGAQAGLLADAVARAAEVPVAVVRRALLLAGDLRAVAVAALAGGAAELAGFGLRVGRPLAPMLAQSAPSVDEALAATGTPAVVDVKLDGIRIQVHRSGSDIAVFTRSLDEITSRVPEVVAAVRALPGRELVLDGEAIGLDETGRPLPFQQTSSRAARRTTPSTTGRTPVAPAVLAAAASTGQAVLTPYFFDLLHLDGDDLIDLPGRERWAALAGAVDASLLVGRMEVDGPEQAGAAFAAALDAGQEGVVVKAPDAPYDAGRRGAAWVKVKPRHTLDLVVLAVEWGNGRRQGWLSNLHLGARDPRTGDFVMLGKTFKGLTDELLRWQTERFLDLAVERGDWVVRVRPEQVVEIAFDGVQTSSRYPGGMALRFARVVRYRDDKSAAEADTIDAVRAIHAGRATG; encoded by the coding sequence ATGAGGTCCGTGCGGTTCATCGACCTGGCGGCCACCTCCGCCGCCGTGGGCGCCACCAGCGGCCGGCGGGCCAAGGTGGAGCTGCTCGCCGACGCGCTGCGCCGGCTCGATCCGGCCGAGGTGGAGCCCGGCGCCGGCTATCTCGCCGGTGAGCTGCGCCAGCGACAGACCGGGGTGGGCTACGCGAGCCTGCGTGACCTGCCACCGCCGGCCGCCGAGCCGACGTTGACCGTGGCCGCCGTCGACGCGGCCATCGAGCAGATCGCCGCCGTGCAGGGCGCGGGCTCGCAGGCCCGGCGCCGGGCGCTGCTTGGCGCCCTCTTCGCAGCGGCGACCACCGATGAGCAACGGCTGCTCACCAATCTGTTCAGCGGCGAGCTGCGCCAGGGCGCCCAGGCCGGGCTGCTCGCCGACGCGGTGGCCCGAGCCGCCGAGGTGCCGGTCGCGGTGGTCCGTCGGGCCCTACTGCTCGCCGGTGACCTGCGCGCGGTGGCGGTGGCCGCGCTGGCCGGGGGCGCCGCCGAACTGGCCGGGTTCGGCCTGCGGGTCGGCCGGCCGCTGGCGCCGATGCTCGCCCAGAGTGCCCCCTCGGTCGACGAGGCGTTGGCCGCGACCGGCACGCCGGCCGTGGTCGACGTGAAGCTCGACGGCATCCGCATCCAGGTGCACCGCTCCGGCAGCGACATAGCCGTCTTCACCCGCAGCCTCGACGAGATCACCTCCCGGGTGCCCGAGGTGGTCGCCGCCGTCCGTGCCCTGCCCGGTCGAGAGTTGGTGCTCGACGGCGAGGCGATCGGCCTGGACGAGACCGGCCGCCCGCTGCCGTTCCAGCAGACCTCCAGCCGGGCCGCCCGGCGCACCACGCCCAGCACCACCGGGCGCACACCGGTCGCTCCGGCGGTGCTCGCGGCCGCCGCCAGCACCGGTCAGGCCGTGCTGACTCCATACTTCTTCGACCTGCTGCACCTCGACGGTGACGATCTGATCGACCTGCCCGGCCGGGAGCGGTGGGCCGCGCTCGCTGGCGCGGTCGACGCGTCGCTGCTGGTCGGCCGTATGGAGGTCGACGGTCCGGAGCAGGCCGGGGCCGCGTTCGCCGCCGCCCTCGACGCCGGCCAGGAGGGCGTCGTGGTCAAGGCGCCGGACGCCCCGTACGACGCCGGCCGGCGCGGCGCGGCCTGGGTCAAGGTCAAGCCCCGGCACACCCTCGACCTGGTGGTGCTCGCCGTGGAGTGGGGCAACGGCCGACGGCAGGGCTGGCTGTCCAACCTGCACCTCGGCGCCCGCGACCCGCGCACCGGTGACTTCGTGATGCTCGGCAAGACGTTCAAGGGGCTCACCGACGAGCTGCTGCGCTGGCAGACCGAACGCTTCCTCGACCTCGCCGTCGAGCGCGGCGACTGGGTGGTCCGGGTCCGTCCCGAGCAGGTGGTGGAGATCGCCTTCGACGGGGTGCAGACGAGTTCGCGCTATCCGGGCGGCATGGCGCTCCGGTTCGCCCGGGTGGTGCGGTATCGCGACGACAAGTCCGCCGCCGAGGCGGACACCATCGACGCCGTCCGCGCCATCCA
- a CDS encoding cobyric acid synthase, with protein sequence MSGGLLVAGTTSDAGKSVLTAGICRWLHRQGVKVAPFKAQNMSNNSAVVVGPDGRGGEIGRAQAMQAAACGLAPDLRFNPVLLKPGSDLASQVVLLGEAVDTITAGTFRQLRPRLAETAYAALAELRAAYDVVICEGAGSPAEINLRAGDYVNMGLARHANLPTIVVGDIDRGGVFASMFGTVALLDPADQALIAGFVINKFRGDLGLLQPGLDMLRQVTGRPTYGVLPWALDLWLDAEDSLAYGRVLGRPAAPHGTEWLDVAVVRLPRISNATDVEALATEPGVRVRLTVEPAELAAADLVVLPGSKSTVADLAWLRETGLADAIATHAAAGKPLLGICGGFQMLGRAIHDTVESRQGSVPGLGLLPIEITFDPRKTVRQSVGTAGDNLPVRGYEIHHGYVSHADPALAPLLTVADGTGEGAVLGALHGTHWHGTFESDGFRRRFLTEAARLAGRTGFRVAPDSSFAAARERSLDLLGDLVEEYLDTDALWRLIETGPPPGLPFIPPGPPPA encoded by the coding sequence GTGAGCGGCGGGCTGCTGGTTGCCGGCACCACCTCCGACGCCGGCAAGAGCGTCCTCACCGCCGGCATCTGCCGCTGGCTGCACCGGCAGGGCGTGAAGGTGGCGCCGTTCAAGGCACAGAACATGTCGAACAACTCGGCGGTGGTGGTCGGGCCGGACGGGCGCGGCGGCGAGATCGGCCGGGCCCAGGCCATGCAGGCCGCCGCCTGCGGGCTCGCCCCGGACCTGCGGTTCAACCCAGTGCTGCTCAAGCCGGGCAGCGACCTGGCCAGCCAGGTGGTGCTGCTCGGCGAGGCGGTCGACACGATCACGGCCGGCACCTTCCGGCAACTGCGTCCCCGGCTGGCCGAGACCGCGTACGCGGCGCTGGCCGAGTTGCGTGCGGCGTACGACGTGGTGATCTGTGAGGGTGCCGGCAGCCCCGCGGAGATCAACCTGCGGGCCGGTGACTACGTCAACATGGGGCTTGCCCGGCACGCCAACCTGCCCACCATCGTGGTCGGCGACATCGACCGGGGCGGCGTGTTCGCCTCGATGTTCGGCACCGTGGCCCTGCTCGACCCTGCCGACCAGGCGCTGATCGCCGGCTTCGTGATCAACAAGTTCCGAGGTGACCTCGGCCTGCTCCAGCCGGGGCTGGACATGCTGCGGCAGGTGACCGGCCGCCCCACGTACGGGGTGCTGCCCTGGGCGCTCGACCTGTGGCTCGACGCCGAGGATTCGCTCGCCTACGGGCGGGTGCTCGGTCGACCGGCCGCCCCGCACGGCACCGAGTGGCTGGACGTTGCCGTCGTCCGGCTGCCCCGAATCAGCAACGCCACCGACGTGGAGGCGCTGGCCACCGAGCCGGGCGTCCGGGTACGCCTCACCGTCGAACCGGCCGAGCTGGCCGCCGCTGACCTGGTCGTCCTGCCCGGTTCCAAGTCGACCGTGGCGGACCTCGCCTGGCTCCGCGAGACCGGCCTCGCCGACGCGATCGCCACCCATGCGGCGGCCGGTAAGCCGCTGCTCGGCATCTGCGGTGGCTTCCAGATGCTCGGCCGGGCGATCCACGACACGGTGGAGAGCCGCCAGGGCAGCGTCCCGGGCCTCGGCCTGCTGCCCATCGAGATCACCTTCGACCCGCGCAAGACCGTCCGGCAGTCGGTGGGCACCGCCGGCGACAACCTGCCGGTGCGCGGCTACGAGATCCACCACGGGTACGTCTCCCACGCTGATCCCGCCCTGGCCCCGCTACTGACCGTGGCCGACGGCACCGGCGAGGGTGCGGTGCTCGGCGCCCTGCACGGCACGCACTGGCACGGCACGTTCGAATCCGACGGGTTCCGCCGCCGATTCCTCACCGAGGCGGCCCGGCTGGCCGGACGCACCGGATTCCGGGTCGCTCCGGACAGCAGTTTCGCCGCCGCCCGGGAACGCTCGCTCGACCTGCTCGGTGACCTGGTTGAGGAGTACCTGGACACCGACGCCCTCTGGCGCCTCATCGAGACCGGGCCACCCCCCGGCCTCCCCTTCATCCCACCCGGGCCGCCACCGGCCTGA